ACTGGCATGGCTAATTACTGTACTGTATGCTCAAAGGGTTCCTAGTGTGACCtttaatctttctttctttgtctccgTCTCTCAGCATGGAGGAGTGTGAGGCTCTGTGCAGCCGTCTTGCAATCATGGTGAAAGGTCAGTTCCGTTGCCTGGGCTCCCTGCAGCACATTAAGAACAGGTTAGTGACCCCGGCTCAGCCATTACTGCTCATCCTACCACGCACCCAAAACCTCTGCTCTTCACCCTCTGTGGTCCTTTGTGCTCAATTTTACTTGTACCATTGTGCTCCCCACCCTCAGACATGTAATAACACAGTGCTTTGTTTGTAAATGTTCTGGGCAGGTTTGGCAGCGGGTTCACTGTGAAGATGTATTTGACCGAGGCCTGCTGTGACGCAGAGGCAATCACTGGCTTCATGCGAGACCGATTCCCCAGCACGTACCTCAAGGTGAGCTTTTACAACAATCCAAAGTAGTTAAGAGTACTTGGTGGAGGAGGCCTTTTTGTTAAAGAGTTCAGGGAGCATTTAAGGAGcattcatttataatattaGACTCCCAGCTTTAACAGTTAGTTATAGCTGAGAGTTTGCTCATATTGCTATGAACATCTGTTCGCTCAGTTCTACGGGATTTTGGTTAAACAAAGAGCTCATTTCAGAATATTTAACCCTCTACTTGTGCGTTCTGTCTCGATACACAGGACCAGCACTCCACTATGGTGGAATACCATGTACCAATTGCTCCAGGAGGGGTGGCTGACATCTTTGACCAGCTGGAGTCAAACAAGAATGCTCTGCAGATCAAACACTTCTCTGTGAGCCAGACCACACTGGATGAGGTGAGAAAAAAGGGACAGGCCatgaacagagagagggggagagagagaggggactAGTGTGAGGCTTTGTAGAGGTGGGTGGAAGGCAGCGAGGgacagaaaaggaggagaggagatgagagacgAAGAGGGACGGTGGGTAGGGAAGCGGGGACAGAAGAAAGCTGAGTGGGAGTGAAAGACTGAGtttaaaagagacagagggaaactGACAGAGGGTATGCCTGAGGGAAAATGAATAGAATATGAGTTCGGGAGAGAATCCATGAGCTTTATATGCAGCCAGTGCTGATATTCTTCAACTACTCTGCCCTTCTGGGGCTCTGGGCTTGGAAGATACCATAGGAAGAATAAAGAGAGGGGGGTCGAGGAGGAAAACTCGCCAGCagataaacaaaaatgatgtagttcagagaaaaatattgtcataATTGTCTTTTAATAAGCATGTTACTTAAACTATTGCTACACCTTCACAGGTCTTTATCAACTTTGCCATGGGAAACATCTCCATGGATTCCATATCACTTAACAGCGAAGACGGATATGATGACCTGGACTCCATCAAGGCAGAAGAAACGTAGAGCTGACCGCCATCTTTTCTTTGCCATTTCTTGTCAATGTCCACTGTGAAATGGAGCACAATATCTGTTTATAGAAAGTCTGcctttaatatatatgttaaaaaataatactttgtGTTCTAAATAATACTGAAATACTGATTATATCTTGACGGATCACATGAAGGATAACTTACATTTGTGTCATTACCAAATTGAACTAATAATGGAAAGCAGAAGGGCACATACACATTTGCAAACATGCCTGGGTGAAAAAAGGTGAAAATTGAAGTTCTATATCTAACAGGTCAAACATCTGTTCTCCTTTAATTCTCCTGATTTCATTGTTATGAAGGATAATATTAATTGTGTAGGCTATTCATTTCTCTCTGGTTGGGGTACTTTTCACATTTAGATTGTTATAGCTtagcaaatgaaaaataaacacactttatgtTCTATTAAGAATGATTTTCATGTGACCTTAATGTTGCCAAAATGCTaccatatttttattattctaataaaaatatatttcaaatgcaACTGCTGTTTTTTGCCTGTTGTTCATGCTTGTGCTAAACCACTAACATTCCTGCTGATTTCTCatgataatttaatttcaattataAATCAGTCATACAATCTTGGTCCTGATGAGGAGAACATAGTAGACTAATCACACAAACCCATAAAACAGAGTATTACTACTTAAGCATAAACTACACAGATGACTCAAGCATAACTTTTCCTTCAGGCCTTGCATAGAGGCCACAGTATGGCATTCAAACTGACActgaaaacatacatttgtttcacacatttttattcaaccTATTCTTTATACACATGAACATCATGTttataaaatgacacaaattgTGGGTAATGAATTAAGCTATTTGTGTCAGTTAATAAGTTTTACCCTAATCTGTATATAatcacaattattattatttttgtatttatttacaagaATGCACAATCAgtcaaatcatttaaattaacaAGAGAGAATTGCTACATCTGAAGGTTCAACATCAGGGCTGGGCCTGGGCCTTAACCTACGTCATATCCGTAGTTTACGTAGGCTACTTCCGTAAATATTTGGCGGGAGATGCAAGCAACCCGGAAGCAGGCAACAGAAGAGCCAGAAGTCTTTTCTACTCATCATGGAGAACGGTGACTGGAAGAACACTAAGGAGGCGGTTAGGAACTTTCGACAACTGCTACTTTGCTCCAAATGGTACGTAAACGTTGACGTCAACGTGACTGCAGACGTGAGCTGAAGACGTATTCTCTGAAACGTTCTTTGTTGCGTAACGTCACACATAAACAGTGACAGTGTACTTTACGTTAGGTGACGTAACTAGTTCATCAGTTATTGTGGGGTTTAAGTGTTTGCTTGGAACAGTTATTATTCACAGTATCATTACAGTGGTGGAAACGTAATGTTAAGAcggtttgcaaaaaaataaataaaaataaaagacactgAAAAATGCCAtatgtttaattaaatttgCATCAGGATCTTCGAAATGAAAGTTTAATAATTGATAGGTGAGAGATGCACGTTTGATTGGTGAAGCCAATCATTTTTTCCCAAAATTATACTTGGATATTTCCATGACATTGTGTGCACTTGTATTCAAATGTACTCAAGTTTAATATATACTGTTTGTATTGCAAGTAACTCATCCATATGTGTGCCATAGTGagatgtcatttaaaaaaacaattttgcaACAATAACACAGAGACCGTTGAATGTGTGACAGTGCAGCATTATACACCCCTATAAGAAatgattgatgtgtgtgtgatttgggaATGGTGGGTTGATTTAATgtaccctttcatgcatagaggtcactacagtggacagctattcaaatgttgttttcttctatatgcatgggtttttattgcatagttgcacatcagccactacagtgagcgctattgtagtggctgatgtgcaactagaaaagaaaagaaaacaacatttgaatagctgtccactgtagtgacctctatgcatgaaagggttaaggTTACTGTGGTGGGACCACCTAGCAGGATGTTAAACATCACTGTGTGAAGGGATAGGCTGTTGCACAGTCTGGGTGCTAGAAGGCTCCATTACCTCCAAGAGGGTGACTAGTCTGTGAGAAGTGTAGGAGGGGTCCTTCACTTTAGATGTAGAGGCTATGGCAAATTAACTCTGTATACAAAGTTCATACGTAGGGTCTCGTATTCAAATGGTActctcttctgtctccactACCTGATGCAAATACCAAATCAGACTGTAGAGCAGCAGCTCAGGATGATCCTGATGGGTGGAGAAGTTCACACTCCTCAATATCCGCAGCAAATGGATGATGTAGTGGGCTTTTTGTTTCTACAGTGGAGCAATTGATGTACAATTGGAAGTGGTTACTGAAGTTTTGGTTGGTatcaaaatatctcaacaactatgaATTATtatgacatttggtacagacattcgtGATTTTGTTCTGACCTGTTATCTAGCGCGAGCCAATAGTATAGCTTTAGTCTCAGAATCTTGTTTATTTCAATagcccaaaataaaaaaagtgccTCAGATGGCTTTTCCACAACACCCTTTGtcctaaaaaacaaatccaaatcGCCAATCCGCTTATACATTCTAAATGAGAGTTATGAATGGGAGGTCTAACATGCTCCACTGACAGATACCAATTTGTTCCTTAACATGTGCTAGAAAGTTTGAGGGGAGCTCAGTGTGGTGGAGGTGGTTTTGTCTACTCTGACTACTGAccgattttaaatgttttgtcttttttttcccagctcAAATTTAATGACGGAACCTGTGTGTCTAGGAATGTGCGAGCATATGCTGTGCAGGTAATGTAACCTCAGCTGAATGTATTTTTACTCTGCCATGGTCACTAACAAATGACCTGTTTCGTGgtggacatttttatttatcatatacAGGTGTAACAAACAATGCAAACTCAGGCTCCATTCTATTTAGGTGTGCAACTAGCAGGATTGTGCATGCTGGTTCACTTGTACACTTAAAAGGAATACAACCATGATAAAGTATTTTGATAACAGTATGCTTTTTCCTGCTACTATAAATTTAAATGAGTGAGTAAATcagtgagaaaaatattttgcttCCCAATCTCAGACTTGAAGAGTATCTTAGTTCAGTTGGATGTTATTAcctatgtatttaaaaaaaggatagaGTAAGTAAATAACTTTAATTGCATGTGATTAGCAGATTCAAATTATGTTGATCAATCAACCAGCAATGATGCTAACTAATGTGAATGACAACTTTAACAGTACTATTTATACAGGCatttaatacaaatgaaatacTAAATATCGGCGACAGTAGCACGGTTCTTGGCAATGCATGGTTTACAGTGTTGAGAGTCTGGAAGGCAATTAATGTCCCTATGGGCATAAACTATAGACTCAATTTATTCCTTCTCTTCATGACTGAATGGCCTTAAAAGGTAAATCAATAAGctcattgtgtttctttttactgAACTGTGAAGTGAACTCCTAATCCAAGGTTTGGTTTATTGCTCAGGTCCTGTGCTGGCCCCAAGGCAGGAGAAGGCTGTGTGGTGTGTCAGAGTCCTGCGTGGGTGAAGGACATCCAAATCAACAGGCAGCTCAGCAGCATCATACAGCTCTTCTCCGGTTTGGAGTTCCTGCTCAATCCCATAGATCAACCAGGTAGCTGGTAGCTATTATACAGCAGCTTGAAAGCAGAATTCACAAGTTATTTTCTCAAATCAGCGTCTCTTATTTATTAGCTTTCTCCCCACGCTCGTCTGCTCACACCCCCTTCTATCAATTGTTGactgaaacatttaacattttcccATGCCAATCTAATCTCTGAATGACGTTATTAGTGGCTTGTTCCTATGCTTTATTATCTTTATCACCCATCCAGCATCCTGGTAATGACAGTAATTATGCAATTCAATTAACTATGGTAGTGTTTAGTTTTGCAAGTAGATCTCCGCTTTGACAAAGAACTACAGGGTAGATAAAATGTGAACACATCTGCAGGCTGTCTAGATTTAACCAAAATAGCTAAAGGTTTAAGGAGTTGATTGGGCACTTCTCTACTTCTGTCAAATGTCGGTATTATCAGCTGGGCGTGCATAATTTTTACGGGTTggtgttattctttttttcatcccaaCAACATCTCAACAGATACTGGTGAATACAAATACGTAGAGCCTTTTTtgacagcaaaaacaaatatagtACATGCAAgtctgaacttttttttttgttgaaactgggtttttttattttttttacacgtCATTGCAGATTCCTCTCCAGCCAAGAATCAAACCCAACCTCAGAGCCctattttcaaacaaaagaagaacTTCAAGATCTGGTTCAGCCCTCGCAGCCGCAAGGTACGCTGCATGGTGCAGAAACCTTCCGAGGTCCTCGTACCGGAGAGCACGTCTTCTCCTGGTGCAGCACGGCAAGACACCTTTACTGCTCAATGCCAAGACCTGTCAGTTTTCAATTTCACCTCGTCCTCCCAAGACTATGGCTCATCTTGTTCTCAAAGTTGCAACAATGAAAAAGGTAAGAAGGGGTCAACGAAGAAAAATGCTGCCATCAGGAAAGTGTCAGTGCGAGGAGCCACTAAGACCACACGAAAACAGACCAAGCAGAAGATGAAGAAGCACAGACTGGAGGCTATAAACCAGCAATGGGGGATCACCGAGGAGGTAgatgctttaaaagaaaaggagcaGAACTGTGCTGAAGGGGCAAGGAGGTCCAGTAAAAGAGTTTCCTTCCTCAGCCCTGCTGACACCTCTGACGAGCCTCAGCCTACAGTGCCACAGGGCAGTACTAATGAACTCATCCCCTGCTTAGGAGCTATGAGGAAGAGTCTCTTAGAAGGCAGCGTCGCTATACTGAACGACCAAACCCAGCCCGGTGAGAAAATGTCGGACAGTGTCGGCCAGCATGACAAACTGTCTGAAACTAACAGTCCTGAAAAACTGGACAGCGTACCTCCCCCAAAGCATTCATCAAAAAGATCCAGAGTGGAGGAGAAGGTTGCCACGTTGGAGACCACACCGAAAAGGCCCAGGGCTTCTCCTGGCAGGCGGAGAAAATCACAGATGTCTCCAGCTGTCCTTAACCCTCTTTCTTCGGCTAGCCCCAGGTGTGACGGGAGCATCAGAAACTCAAGAGAAGAGCAGGGAGACAGCCCCTCTGTCCCAGCCTCTGTTGGTAGAAAATCTCCTTCTACTCCTGTTGCATCTGTTGGACGACCCAGCTCAGGGAGCCCCGCGGTGATGAAGAGGAACCACAAGGGAGAGACCCTGCTGCATCTAGCTGCAATAAAGGTCGAGAGGTTTCTGAATAATTCACCTTATTTTCTTCAATCTATTTGCTGTTgcattttacaaatgtaaattgtaaaaacatttcCGCAGTAAAGTGACAGCATGAAAAGCTAAAATACAAAGTCTTCAGATgatcagacattcatgttttggTCTGTTGAGAATAGACCTGCTCGCAGTAATCCTTGTAAACACAGCAGTAATCCCCCTCTGGATGCAAGACAAGGTAATCAATGGCCCACTGTGGAGTGTGATTGATAAACAACAGAGCTTTTGGTATACTGGGATcagctgctgtgttttgaaGAGTTGCTTTTACAGGTCTACAGTTCTGACCTCGGTTTCTGTTGTTCTCCCTGGGTCCTGCAGGGAGATGTAGAGACTGTCAAGAACCTGCTGGACCAGGGAGCTGACCCTAACCTGAAGGATAACGCCGGGTGGACACCTCTGGTAAGACTTACCCACCATGTGATTCTTCTAAAACCTGGATTTGTGGTGTCGAAAAACTCACTGGCAAAATGtttcatcaataaaacatatattgttatatgaacatagttttttttctactagTGGTTTCTTATTCTTTCCTTTTCATGGAAGATTTTTGAGGTGTGTCTTGTCAATAACAAGCTTTTGTCATCTTTTACACACAGTTGACTTTGTGATTTGTCAGATTCtgataacaaaatattttccacACATATTCTTGTCCACTATAGCTTTTCTTCTCTGGCCAACATTTACATCGTGCCATTTACAATTCACTGTATTGTCTTCTTCAGTAAACCAATGCTCAGTCACTGTTATGAAAATGCCATGCAAGCTCTTAGTTGCCCTCTCTaaatagctgtatttattaCATCTTTCTCTAACCAGCACCTGTTTCTGCTGTGTGATGTTGTTGTGCTGTTTCTTGTTGCATTCAGCCTATCTTGAAATGCAACCAACAGCAATAAAATCATCTCTAGTATTGGGGAACATAGCCACAAAGACTCAATGTTAACTTTAGGTTAGCTGGAAATACAGGCTTCCAGAATGTGTAATTTACTGTAAGTACTGCCATTTTTATGCATGCTGGCTTCCCCAAAAACATGCAGGCACATGCTCTTATAACAAACTACCCCAAAGTTGCCTGCACATGACAAACTGTATTATCCTTCAGTGCTGCCCAAGCCACTTGTTCCTTTTGAGAATAAGTGGTTGAGTGTTTGCAGCACTTTCCATGGCTACCTGCTGTCAAAATACTCCACTTAAACTTGAGTTATGACCGTTTGCAGTTGACCTTTCAAATTGCTACCAATGAGCTGGCATGACAGCTTCATATAATCGATAGACTTGTATCTATAAGAGAGTGCTGGGAACATGATGTGCTACAATAATCTACACCTCCACAAAGTGCGTTTTAAGCGGGAATACATATTCCCATACAAAGATTCAAATTCATCTACCTCATCTAGAATAGTATcaactgaaaaataattatgatattACAGTGATTGAAAATTGATGACAATCTAGAATGCTTTCAGAGAATAAGGCTGTATTATGACGATAACAGAGAGAAACCAAATCAAAGCAAAGTAGGATGACTTCTTAATATTACTTCTCTTTGTTCCAGCATGAAGCATGTAACCTGGGTCACCTGGAAGTTGTGGAGGTGTTGGTCTCAAGGGGAGCCCTGTTGAATACGCCTGGCTATGAGAATGACTCTCCGCTCCACGATGCCGTGAGGAACGAACATCCAGCCATTgtcaagctgctgctgcagtttggAGCCTCGCAGAACATACTGTAAGTAGCTTCAGATTCTTTTTCATGCCTGGAGTTTGTTGGTTTTACAGGTGAGATGCAATAATAACCATGTAAGCATTTCATTGTAACAACACTTGTATGCTGTATACAGGACTGCAGGCAGATGGTGGCTTTTATAAAGGGTTGCTGCATGTCAACAAATCACATAGATGGAGTGTGGTGACCAGAAAGTCTGAAGAAGattttttgaatatatatgtTCAAAGGAAGCAGAACCTTGAATCCAGCCACATGAATACTTCATATAGACTTAACATTACTAAAGCATAAGCTATAGTTTTGATCACTAGCCTTTAAAATGCAGCAGCCtccacacaaatgaaaacacagctgtGCACTGCTGCTGGACAGACTCACAATATTTTTAAGAATGCTGAgagtatgtatgtgttttgGAATCAAAATATAATCTTATCATGAATAATATGCtatgttatgaatattataatatttgtaCTACCATGAGTTACGGACAAACAAGAAAACGTGAATCTAATACAACATAATTTTATTAAATACCACAATTATAACAATTTGTGAAGTGTAAATTGTTGTTTTGACTGTGTTATTGAGGTGCTCTGACATTATTATGTTAATATATTGAATTACATTAATTTATAATATCATTCAGCTCAAATGTCAACAAGAACGGAACATTTAAGGTAATCTAGTGTTTATTGCACAGCTATTGTATTCCATTGCATCACATCATAAAGGCTCTTCTGTTATTCTGGACCTTTGTTAATGTTCCACTTCAATATATCGATTCTCAGTCAGTGTAGCAGTCATTCAGCCCTTTGATTGTCAAAGACAGGCGTGTGCTGGTGCAGTATGTAGGTGGATGGTCTTATGAAAATCGCCTGACGCTGATTAGTTGTCGGTCGATCGGTTGATGCTGTATCAGCGTTTCTGGCCTGTGGAGGCGGAGCAGATGCATAGCACAATATAGATAATGAGGTAGAGGACGCTCGTTAATAAGTGTGATCAATAGAGTAGTTGATCAAGGTCAGTATGTTGGGTCAGTAAGGAATCTCTTTGCAATCATTTTATACCGATCATTCTCTGTCTTTGAACAGGCCTGTTTGGTTGGTCTTGCGTTGAGCCAGTGATTGGGACTGTCTTTCAGGATGCCGCAAGATGAATGCAATCcttgcttacacacacacacacacacacacacacacacacacacacacacacacacacacacacacacacacacacacacacacaatatactCACACAAGAGGCAACCAAGACATCTGCCAATGCAATCCCTAATGGAATGATTGGCACACAGCTCGGGGGTTTGGAAATACAAGTTTTGCAGATTTTCATTGTTCCTCTGTGGATGTTTGTCTGTGCTCATTAGATTTGTATGATTGGactgcatttattcatttttttttttttttttttttttaggacttGTCCTCTAAATCATTGAATGTGAGTCCACTTTTTACCAAGCGCAAGTATTTGACTTGCTGTGCAGGTTATTAGAAGTACTGAACAGTCAGGCAGATTCTTGAGCAAATACTAATTTGTTTTATACAGTCAACGATTCTCTGTTATCTCAAAAACAACAGGTTTAAGCATTTTCTGAGAAGCTGCACAGCATGCACAGCAGGTCTCCTGACTATAAGGCTCAGACCTGTAAGCATAAATAGCAGTGCAGCACATTTGGACAGCCAAGATGAAACCTGCAAAGGTGTTAATGGGTAGCATATGTTCTGTTCACACACTAAAAGTACCATCctggtattttgtatattttaaacaaatttagTGTCCTTTACTTCTAACTGTGTTCcttattattcaattcaatgtggctttattggcatgaaggTTTCCGGTCCCCCCCCCTAaaagcatcaaaacaaaaaagtacacattaatattaatatcatacTATGGATTTTTAGAATGTTATGTAAATGCAGTACAGTAGGAAACTTTACTTGTTAGTGAGATGGGGAAAACAAGACCTGTTTGAATAGGCCGTGTCCTAAAGACCATCCAATGCCCGAAGCACAGAATCTATACAGACATTAACTAACGAttagttatttaaaatgtattagaaTGAATATATTAATCACCTGTGTGCCTCTTACTGGCACGCTAATCGTGTACACTAGGCCGGTTTAATTACAC
The Anoplopoma fimbria isolate UVic2021 breed Golden Eagle Sablefish chromosome 16, Afim_UVic_2022, whole genome shotgun sequence genome window above contains:
- the bard1 gene encoding BRCA1-associated RING domain protein 1 isoform X2, translated to MENGDWKNTKEAVRNFRQLLLCSKCSNLMTEPVCLGMCEHMLCRSCAGPKAGEGCVVCQSPAWVKDIQINRQLSSIIQLFSGLEFLLNPIDQPDSSPAKNQTQPQSPIFKQKKNFKIWFSPRSRKVRCMVQKPSEVLVPESTSSPGAARQDTFTAQCQDLSVFNFTSSSQDYGSSCSQSCNNEKGKKGSTKKNAAIRKVSVRGATKTTRKQTKQKMKKHRLEAINQQWGITEEVDALKEKEQNCAEGARRSSKRVSFLSPADTSDEPQPTVPQGSTNELIPCLGAMRKSLLEGSVAILNDQTQPGEKMSDSVGQHDKLSETNSPEKLDSVPPPKHSSKRSRVEEKVATLETTPKRPRASPGRRRKSQMSPAVLNPLSSASPRCDGSIRNSREEQGDSPSVPASVGRKSPSTPVASVGRPSSGSPAVMKRNHKGETLLHLAAIKGDVETVKNLLDQGADPNLKDNAGWTPLHEACNLGHLEVVEVLVSRGALLNTPGYENDSPLHDAVRNEHPAIVKLLLQFGASQNILNLHGKRPADYAVSPEMLKIFQEASEGAKYATTSLSPSTNLSIVSDCVRREEMLVLLGSKLSKPEQVQVAKLGELLGGRMADTFSGLVSHVVVPEGHFPTTISSLLGLLAGCWVVKLS
- the bard1 gene encoding BRCA1-associated RING domain protein 1 isoform X1, which codes for MENGDWKNTKEAVRNFRQLLLCSKCSNLMTEPVCLGMCEHMLCRSCAGPKAGEGCVVCQSPAWVKDIQINRQLSSIIQLFSGLEFLLNPIDQPDSSPAKNQTQPQSPIFKQKKNFKIWFSPRSRKVRCMVQKPSEVLVPESTSSPGAARQDTFTAQCQDLSVFNFTSSSQDYGSSCSQSCNNEKGKKGSTKKNAAIRKVSVRGATKTTRKQTKQKMKKHRLEAINQQWGITEEVDALKEKEQNCAEGARRSSKRVSFLSPADTSDEPQPTVPQGSTNELIPCLGAMRKSLLEGSVAILNDQTQPGEKMSDSVGQHDKLSETNSPEKLDSVPPPKHSSKRSRVEEKVATLETTPKRPRASPGRRRKSQMSPAVLNPLSSASPRCDGSIRNSREEQGDSPSVPASVGRKSPSTPVASVGRPSSGSPAVMKRNHKGETLLHLAAIKGDVETVKNLLDQGADPNLKDNAGWTPLHEACNLGHLEVVEVLVSRGALLNTPGYENDSPLHDAVRNEHPAIVKLLLQFGASQNILNLHGKRPADYAVSPEMLKIFQEASEGAKYATTSLSPSTNLSIVSDCVRREEMLVLLGSKLSKPEQVQVAKLGELLGGRMADTFSGLVSHVVVPEGHFPTTISSLLGLLAGCWVVKLSWVESCLHAGKWMPESEHEAGEGPQRSRINRCSLLPPLFDGCFFFLLGSFKAPSKDELTKLLREGGGQLLSRQPKPDSDVTQTLSAAAYHALPGSDQALCTQYIIFDPQGPHKPAVVRRGKVWSAPSTWLIDCIKAFRLLSVPDCQTSV